A DNA window from Coffea arabica cultivar ET-39 chromosome 6c, Coffea Arabica ET-39 HiFi, whole genome shotgun sequence contains the following coding sequences:
- the LOC113691865 gene encoding uncharacterized protein: protein MTKLKALLVLVCWLISALAMVAESRVARKDLGLDLGLPIGVGIGAGVGIGLGGGSGSGAGAGAGSGSGSSSSSSSSSSSSSSGSGGAGSEAGSSAGSYAGSRAGSRSGSGGGGSEAGSSAGSSAGSRAASGSGGSRGGGSGRGSGSGHGEGYGEGSGNGGGHGEGGGSGSGYGEGNGK from the coding sequence ATGACTAAGTTGAAGGCATTGTTAGTTCTTGTTTGTTGGCTTATTTCAGCTCTCGCTATGGTGGCTGAAAGCCGAGTAGCGAGAAAGGACTTGGGTTTGGACTTGGGGTTACCCATAGGGGTAGGGATTGGAGCCGGAGTAGGGATTGGTTTAGGAGGTGGGAGTGGCTCAGGAGCTGGAGCTGGCGCAGGTTCTGGCTCAGGATctagttcgagttcgagttcgagttcaagtTCGAGTTCATCAGGTTCCGGTGGTGCAGGCTCAGAAGCTGGCTCGTCAGCAGGATCATATGCTGGATCAAGAGCTGGTTCGAGGTCAGGCTCTGGTGGTGGAGGCTCAGAAGCAGGCTCATCGGCAGGATCATCAGCCGGATCAAGAGCTGCTTCAGGATCAGGAGGCAGTCGAGGAGGAGGATCTGGGCGAGGGTCTGGTTCAGGCCATGGTGAAGGTTATGGCGAGGGTTCAGGAAACGGAGGTGGCCATGGTGAAGGAGGTGGATCTGGATCAGGTTATGGTGaaggaaatggaaaatga
- the LOC113693855 gene encoding UDP-glucuronate 4-epimerase 1-like — protein MPSLEEELFPSTPGKFKDRGGAHSMNRQFYRCFASTSTMFLWALFLIALTASYLSFQSFVDSGSRYFSSAWGGHHWEKQVKSSAQIHRANGFSVLVTGAAGFVGSHVSLALKKRGDGVVGFDNFNNYYDPLLKKARKALLNSHNVFIVEGDVNDAKLIAKLFDIVEFTHVMHLAAQAGVRYAMENPHSYVHSNIAGLVTLLEACKNADPQPAIVWASSSSVYGLNEDVPFSESDRTDRPASLYAATKKSGEAITHTYNHIYGLSITGLRFFTVYGPWGRPDMAYFSFTKGILQGKPITIYRGKNRVDLARDFTYIDDVVKGCVASLDTAKKSTGSGGKKRGPAQYRIFNLGNTSPVTVPMMVGILERHLKVKAKKNYVDMPGNGDVPFTHANISLARRELGYKPTTDLQTGLKKFVKWYLAYYGHNHGKSVKL, from the coding sequence atGCCGTCATTGGAGGAAGAACTTTTCCCATCAACGCCGGGGAAGTTCAAGGATAGAGGAGGAGCCCATAGCATGAACCGGCAGTTCTACAGATGTTTCGCTTCGACGAGTACCATGTTCTTATGGGCTCTTTTCTTGATTGCTCTGACTGCGTCGTACTTGAGTTTCCAATCTTTCGTGGACTCCGGCTCCCGTTATTTCTCCTCCGCTTGGGGTGGCCACCATTGGGAGAAACAAGTTAAGAGCTCTGCCCAGATCCACCGGGCCAACGGGTTTTCCGTTCTCGTCACAGGTGCAGCCGGTTTCGTCGGGTCCCACGTCTCCCTCGCTTTAAAGAAACGGGGAGACGGCGTCGTTGGGTTCGACAACTTCAACAACTACTACGACCCGTTGTTGAAGAAGGCCAGAAAAGCGCTTTTAAACTCGCACAACGTTTTTATCGTGGAGGGAGATGTCAACGACGCTAAGTTGATAGCGAAGCTCTTCGACATTGTGGAGTTTACCCACGTGATGCATTTGGCGGCTCAAGCCGGCGTCCGATACGCCATGGAGAATCCTCATTCTTATGTTCATAGCAATATAGCCGGCTTGGTCACCCTTTTAGAGGCTTGCAAGAACGCCGATCCTCAGCCGGCTATTGTTTGGGCCAGCTCCAGTTCTGTTTACGGGTTGAATGAAGACGTTCCCTTTTCCGAATCGGATCGTACTGACAGACCCGCTTCTCTCTACGCCGCAACCAAGAAGTCCGGTGAAGCTATTACGCACACTTACAATCATATCTACGGGTTGAGCATTACCGGGCTGAGGTTTTTCACGGTTTACGGGCCCTGGGGAAGACCCGACATGGCGTACTTCTCCTTTACCAAGGGTATCCTGCAAGGCAAACCGATTACGATCTACCGGGGCAAGAACCGGGTGGACTTGGCCCGGGACTTTACGTACATTGATGACGTGGTGAAAGGGTGCGTGGCGTCGCTGGACACTGCCAAGAAGAGTACCGGGTCGGGCGGGAAGAAACGGGGCCCGGCTCAGTATCGGATCTTCAACTTGGGGAACACGTCGCCGGTGACGGTGCCGATGATGGTGGGGATACTGGAGAGGCATCTGAAGGTTAAGGCTAAGAAGAATTACGTGGATATGCCTGGAAACGGTGACGTTCCGTTCACTCATGCGAATATAAGCTTGGCCCGGAGAGAACTCGGGTATAAGCCCACAACCGATTTACAAACCGGGTTGAAGAAATTTGTTAAGTGGTATCTCGCATATTACGGCCACAATCATGGCAAGTCTGTAAAGCTATGA
- the LOC113691720 gene encoding uncharacterized protein isoform X2 encodes MSRAIFKSTLLVGISCSTQLRFTINGASFRACRKSPSSSSSSRVSSMATSERSDAAAASSPSSSSPASRSSASAIDFLTLCHRLKTTKRAGWVKKGVENPESIADHMYRMGVMALIAADIPGVNRDKCIKMAIVHDIAEAIVGDITPSDGISKLEKSQREQEALEHMCKLLGGGPQAKEIADLWTEYEENTSLEAKVVKDLDKVEMILQALEYENEQGKDLDEFFQSTAGKFQTNIGKAWASEIASRRRNH; translated from the exons ATGAGTCGAGCAATTTTCAAATCGACGTTGTTAGTAGGCATCAGCTGCTCCACTCAGCTGAGATTCACTATTAACGGTGCCAGTTTCCGAGCATGTCGAAAATctccctcttcttcttcatcttctagGGTTTCTTCAATGGCCACTTCCGAACGTTCAGATGCTGCTGCtgcttcttctccttcttcttcatcCCCTGCCTCTCGTTCCTCTGCCTCCGCTATCGATTTTCTCACTCTCTGCCACCGCCTCAAG ACGACAAAGAGAGCTGGATGGGTAAAGAAAGGGGTGGAGAATCCAGAATCAATTGCTGATCACATGTATCGGATGGGAGTAATGGCTCTAATTGCTGCTGATATTCCTGGTGTCAATCGAGACAA GTGCATAAAAATGGCGATTGTGCATGATATTGCTGAAG CTATTGTTGGTGACATCACACCTTCAGATGGGATTTCTAAGCTTGAAAAGAGTCAGAGGGAGCAAGAGGCGCTGGAGCACATGTGCAAATTACTTGGTGGAGGCCCACAAG CTAAGGAGATAGCTGATTTGTGGACTGAATATGAAGAAAATACTTCATTAGAAGCTAAGGTGGTTAAGGACTTGGACAAG GTGGAAATGATTCTTCAAGCCTTGGAGTATGAAAATG AGCAAGGGAAGGATTTGGACGAGTTTTTCCAGTCAACAGCAG GGAAGTTCCAAACGAACATTGGTAAAGCTTGGGCTTCGGAAATTGCATCAAGAAGAAGGAACCATTGA
- the LOC113691720 gene encoding uncharacterized protein isoform X1, whose amino-acid sequence MSRAIFKSTLLVGISCSTQLRFTINGASFRACRKSPSSSSSSRVSSMATSERSDAAAASSPSSSSPASRSSASAIDFLTLCHRLKTTKRAGWVKKGVENPESIADHMYRMGVMALIAADIPGVNRDKCIKMAIVHDIAEDGISKLEKSQREQEALEHMCKLLGGGPQAKEIADLWTEYEENTSLEAKVVKDLDKVEMILQALEYENEQGKDLDEFFQSTAGKFQTNIGKAWASEIASRRRNH is encoded by the exons ATGAGTCGAGCAATTTTCAAATCGACGTTGTTAGTAGGCATCAGCTGCTCCACTCAGCTGAGATTCACTATTAACGGTGCCAGTTTCCGAGCATGTCGAAAATctccctcttcttcttcatcttctagGGTTTCTTCAATGGCCACTTCCGAACGTTCAGATGCTGCTGCtgcttcttctccttcttcttcatcCCCTGCCTCTCGTTCCTCTGCCTCCGCTATCGATTTTCTCACTCTCTGCCACCGCCTCAAG ACGACAAAGAGAGCTGGATGGGTAAAGAAAGGGGTGGAGAATCCAGAATCAATTGCTGATCACATGTATCGGATGGGAGTAATGGCTCTAATTGCTGCTGATATTCCTGGTGTCAATCGAGACAA GTGCATAAAAATGGCGATTGTGCATGATATTGCTGAAG ATGGGATTTCTAAGCTTGAAAAGAGTCAGAGGGAGCAAGAGGCGCTGGAGCACATGTGCAAATTACTTGGTGGAGGCCCACAAG CTAAGGAGATAGCTGATTTGTGGACTGAATATGAAGAAAATACTTCATTAGAAGCTAAGGTGGTTAAGGACTTGGACAAG GTGGAAATGATTCTTCAAGCCTTGGAGTATGAAAATG AGCAAGGGAAGGATTTGGACGAGTTTTTCCAGTCAACAGCAG GGAAGTTCCAAACGAACATTGGTAAAGCTTGGGCTTCGGAAATTGCATCAAGAAGAAGGAACCATTGA